A portion of the Sulfuricurvum kujiense DSM 16994 genome contains these proteins:
- a CDS encoding ABC transporter permease, with amino-acid sequence MQYSFLASYLLIVFALWYSRREQFGLEKMILTNSILAMVQLGLLGYALVYLFQMQHPALLFFVLLGMVTFGAYTAKKRAPLGEHSFKIALFSLGASSGIVFLSMMAFGVIHIVPHEMIPIGGMIIGNALNVYSQSIERFRAEVKNTIETIEGMVALGAPLKEALSFASKASVKASMIPTLNMLQTVGIIHIPGITTGMLLAGADPLKAISYQLAVMYMMVAVALLSAVFSVMFSYRLIVGAAFDKSKS; translated from the coding sequence ATGCAATACTCTTTTTTAGCCTCCTACCTTCTCATCGTCTTTGCCCTTTGGTACTCACGTCGCGAACAGTTCGGTCTGGAAAAAATGATCCTTACCAATTCGATCCTCGCCATGGTGCAATTAGGACTTCTCGGCTATGCCCTCGTCTATCTTTTTCAGATGCAACACCCCGCTCTGCTCTTTTTTGTCCTTTTGGGGATGGTGACGTTCGGAGCCTATACCGCCAAAAAGCGTGCACCTCTGGGCGAACACAGTTTCAAAATTGCTCTCTTTAGCCTCGGGGCCTCTTCAGGGATCGTCTTTTTATCAATGATGGCGTTCGGCGTTATTCATATAGTGCCTCATGAGATGATCCCGATCGGGGGGATGATTATCGGCAATGCATTGAATGTCTATTCTCAGAGTATCGAGCGGTTTCGTGCCGAGGTAAAAAATACGATTGAGACGATCGAGGGGATGGTCGCACTGGGTGCACCTCTAAAAGAGGCTCTATCATTTGCTTCAAAAGCCTCCGTTAAAGCCTCGATGATCCCGACACTCAATATGCTCCAAACGGTCGGGATCATCCATATTCCCGGGATTACGACGGGGATGCTCCTCGCCGGCGCCGATCCGCTCAAAGCGATCTCCTATCAGCTCGCCGTCATGTACATGATGGTCGCTGTGGCGCTACTATCAGCGGTATTTAGCGTGATGTTCTCCTATCGCCTGATTGTAGGTGCAGCGTTTGATAAAAGCAAAAGTTAA
- a CDS encoding peroxiredoxin: protein MLVTKKAPDFTATTVLGNNQIVDNFNLYENLGEKGAVLFFYPLDFTFVCPSEIIAFDHRLEEFTARGINVIGVSVDSQFSHFAWKNTPVKEGGIGQVRYPLVADLNKQISRDYDVLLGDSVALRGSFLLDKDGTIRHAVINDLPLGRNIDEMLRMIDAMLFTNEHGEVCPAGWAKGDAGMKASTEGVAEYLSAHAETL from the coding sequence ATGCTCGTAACCAAAAAAGCCCCGGATTTTACCGCTACAACCGTTCTTGGAAACAACCAGATCGTTGATAATTTCAATCTTTATGAAAACCTCGGTGAAAAAGGTGCCGTCTTGTTTTTCTATCCGTTGGATTTTACATTCGTTTGTCCGTCTGAGATTATCGCATTCGATCACCGTTTGGAAGAATTTACTGCGCGCGGTATCAATGTTATCGGTGTATCGGTTGACTCACAATTCAGCCACTTCGCATGGAAAAACACTCCGGTAAAAGAGGGTGGTATCGGTCAAGTTCGCTACCCGCTCGTAGCAGATTTGAACAAACAAATCTCACGCGATTATGATGTATTGCTCGGTGATTCTGTAGCACTTCGCGGTTCGTTCTTGCTTGATAAAGACGGAACAATCCGTCACGCGGTAATCAACGACCTTCCGCTTGGACGCAACATCGATGAAATGCTTCGTATGATCGATGCGATGTTGTTCACGAATGAGCATGGTGAAGTTTGTCCTGCAGGTTGGGCAAAAGGTGACGCCGGTATGAAAGCAAGCACAGAAGGTGTTGCTGAATATCTTTCTGCACACGCAGAGACACTTTAA
- a CDS encoding ABC transporter ATP-binding protein, whose product MITFKTLFGMMLRYKRSLFWGNVIAIIATLVSIPIPLLIPLMVDEVLLEKGGTVTGVIDQLSSAHDPLIYIGIVLAVTITLRFLFFILSVVSQKFFITLSQELSFTIRVRALEHLKHVSMSSYERLGSGKVITHLITDIDTIEQFLGSALSKLIVSVATLIGVAVVLIWINPLFGILILIFQPLIMLVTRKISGRVGMLKKEQNRTIGELSDTLTQMCDLFGQIRASNKEERFIDNAIDHSKRLRQSASEYGIKALMGERYSYTLFLSGFEIFRALGLVMVLYSHLSIGLMFGIFGYLWFMMTPVQDLLSLQYSFANAKNALQRLNELLSLPTEPTANVSAQSISASGPLSIHTENLVFGYDEKEPVLRGVNLDIHAGSTVAIIGASGSGKSTLSQLLVGFYPPTSGDIFYNGVSVRDIGFPNVRDAVFVVLQQPLMFNDTLRFNLTMGDEIRDDEIQKALEIAQLSEFVSTLPDGLNTQVGKFGIRLSGGQRQRLSIARMVLAKPKAVIFDESTSALDVHTESKLFEALEAFLKDKTVIIIAHRLSTVTRADYIYVLENGIILEEGTRDVLEAIDGSYKRFINSQHG is encoded by the coding sequence ATGATTACATTTAAAACCCTATTTGGCATGATGCTACGCTATAAACGCTCTTTATTTTGGGGAAATGTTATTGCGATCATAGCAACATTGGTCTCCATACCGATTCCGTTACTGATCCCGCTAATGGTAGATGAGGTTCTTTTAGAAAAAGGGGGAACGGTTACCGGTGTAATCGATCAGTTAAGCTCGGCACATGATCCTCTGATCTATATCGGGATCGTTCTGGCGGTGACGATCACTCTTCGATTTTTATTTTTTATTTTGAGTGTTGTCTCTCAAAAGTTTTTTATCACTCTTTCCCAAGAACTCAGTTTTACCATCCGCGTCCGTGCACTGGAACATCTAAAACATGTTTCGATGAGTTCATACGAGCGTCTGGGAAGCGGTAAAGTCATTACCCATCTCATCACCGATATCGATACGATTGAGCAGTTTTTGGGGAGTGCCCTTTCAAAACTCATCGTCTCTGTCGCAACCTTGATCGGTGTTGCGGTCGTTTTGATCTGGATAAATCCCCTTTTCGGAATCCTCATTCTCATTTTTCAGCCGCTCATTATGCTGGTGACCCGTAAAATATCGGGCAGAGTGGGGATGCTAAAAAAAGAGCAGAACCGTACTATAGGGGAGCTTTCCGATACGCTGACCCAGATGTGTGATCTTTTTGGGCAGATCCGGGCAAGCAACAAGGAAGAGCGTTTTATCGACAACGCAATCGATCACTCCAAACGGCTGAGACAAAGTGCCAGTGAATACGGTATAAAAGCGCTGATGGGTGAGCGGTATTCATATACCCTGTTTCTCAGCGGATTCGAAATCTTCCGTGCGCTTGGTCTTGTGATGGTTCTATATTCGCATCTCTCTATCGGTCTGATGTTCGGGATTTTCGGCTATTTGTGGTTTATGATGACCCCTGTGCAGGATTTACTTTCGCTGCAATACAGCTTTGCCAATGCCAAAAATGCCCTTCAGCGATTGAATGAGTTGTTGTCTCTTCCGACCGAACCGACGGCTAATGTCTCTGCACAATCCATATCGGCGTCTGGGCCCCTTTCGATCCATACAGAAAATCTGGTATTTGGATACGATGAGAAAGAGCCGGTATTGCGGGGGGTGAATCTCGATATACATGCCGGAAGTACCGTTGCGATTATTGGAGCAAGCGGAAGCGGAAAAAGTACCTTGTCGCAACTGTTAGTTGGATTTTATCCACCTACCTCAGGCGATATCTTTTATAATGGTGTCAGTGTACGTGATATCGGTTTTCCGAATGTACGCGACGCCGTTTTTGTCGTGCTGCAGCAGCCGCTGATGTTTAACGATACCCTTCGATTCAACTTGACGATGGGGGATGAGATCAGAGATGATGAGATTCAAAAAGCATTGGAGATAGCACAGCTTTCGGAGTTTGTGTCGACGTTGCCGGATGGGTTAAACACTCAGGTCGGAAAATTCGGCATCCGATTGTCCGGCGGACAACGCCAGCGTCTCTCTATTGCACGGATGGTATTGGCCAAGCCCAAAGCGGTCATTTTTGACGAATCCACTTCAGCCCTCGACGTGCATACGGAGAGCAAACTTTTTGAAGCATTGGAAGCATTTTTGAAAGATAAAACGGTGATAATCATTGCCCATCGGCTGAGTACGGTGACACGCGCCGATTACATCTATGTGTTGGAAAACGGTATTATTCTCGAAGAGGGGACTCGTGATGTTTTGGAAGCCATCGACGGCAGTTACAAGCGATTTATAAATTCTCAGCACGGATAA
- a CDS encoding AI-2E family transporter, which yields MQQNNFLRWMSFGIFVLILWLFSPFLKSFFVALLLAMAVSPLYRSIKSRIDRYPALVSVASLVSASIVSIGLSLIIFLPIAIFLYQILDNPAKTLDMIRMIGNKIDSPYLNLPTFLQWLSDPLYNLLTQIRNHKDEIIAFLAGWFGSGIKTFASMLGEMAMIVIFFFFLTWYGRRLLLFLLPIIPLPRSIKRDFLDEMTIMSAVVFYTLVGVMIAQGLAFGIFIAFFEGYNPLLLGFLTGISAIIPVVGTALVWIPVAVHEYMSGNIVNAFIISLYSWAMMAFFIDNIVKLVILNFVNRSLSIGKRRINEFVIFFAIVGGLATFGFWGFILGPAIVAFAMTTLRTLRKTNRVLLP from the coding sequence ATGCAGCAAAATAATTTTTTACGTTGGATGAGTTTTGGTATATTTGTTCTCATTCTATGGCTTTTTTCCCCATTCTTGAAGAGCTTTTTTGTAGCACTCTTATTGGCTATGGCGGTTTCACCGCTGTACAGATCGATTAAATCCCGTATAGATCGCTATCCTGCACTCGTTTCCGTCGCTTCACTTGTTTCCGCGTCGATTGTCAGTATCGGTCTTTCATTGATAATCTTTTTACCGATAGCCATTTTTTTGTATCAGATACTTGATAATCCTGCCAAAACTCTTGATATGATCCGTATGATCGGGAATAAGATTGATTCCCCTTATTTGAATCTTCCCACATTTTTGCAATGGCTTAGCGATCCCCTTTATAACCTCTTGACACAGATCCGAAACCACAAGGATGAAATCATCGCTTTTCTCGCGGGATGGTTCGGAAGCGGAATCAAAACATTTGCCTCCATGTTGGGTGAGATGGCGATGATCGTCATTTTTTTCTTCTTTCTGACATGGTACGGCCGGCGCCTTTTATTGTTTCTGCTCCCCATTATTCCGTTGCCGCGTTCGATTAAGAGGGATTTTTTGGATGAGATGACGATCATGAGTGCCGTTGTGTTTTATACTTTGGTCGGTGTTATGATCGCACAAGGGCTTGCATTCGGAATATTTATCGCATTTTTTGAGGGGTATAACCCTTTGCTTCTGGGTTTTTTAACCGGGATTTCGGCGATTATTCCCGTCGTCGGAACCGCGTTGGTTTGGATTCCGGTTGCGGTACATGAATATATGTCGGGAAACATCGTAAACGCATTTATAATTTCTCTCTATTCCTGGGCCATGATGGCTTTTTTCATCGATAATATTGTCAAATTGGTAATTTTGAATTTTGTAAACCGCTCTTTGAGTATCGGAAAACGGAGAATAAACGAGTTTGTGATCTTTTTTGCGATTGTAGGTGGATTGGCGACATTCGGATTCTGGGGATTTATTTTGGGACCGGCGATCGTTGCTTTTGCGATGACAACGCTTAGGACATTGCGTAAAACAAACCGTGTTCTTCTCCCCTGA
- a CDS encoding YtxH domain-containing protein, giving the protein MNQDNTLSFIVGAALGGIAGYFLFKHQDQIVDKIHELEGNLNIDHNALIDKAKHKLDALTQNVQSTIERYTHGSEDKSTDEITSIMAELAKLREEVRELKAI; this is encoded by the coding sequence ATGAACCAAGACAATACACTCAGTTTTATCGTAGGTGCCGCACTCGGCGGAATTGCGGGATATTTTCTTTTTAAACATCAAGACCAGATTGTGGATAAGATCCATGAACTTGAGGGGAATCTCAATATCGACCATAACGCTTTGATCGATAAAGCAAAACACAAACTCGATGCCCTAACCCAAAACGTACAATCAACGATTGAACGCTATACGCACGGCAGTGAAGACAAATCAACCGATGAAATCACATCGATCATGGCGGAACTAGCCAAGCTTCGCGAAGAAGTCAGAGAGCTCAAAGCAATCTAA